From Astyanax mexicanus isolate ESR-SI-001 chromosome 16, AstMex3_surface, whole genome shotgun sequence, one genomic window encodes:
- the mespaa gene encoding mesoderm posterior aa, which yields MDSSSSSLLQLQDNSAFLLDCENLLDQSHNASDNGYYSACSSLSPASSTDSCCFSPPAIQHGSWQQNIPGNFLENLPEGFQFQSTSDQEDKKDKKSAKPARRTGRPRSKCPGVKRQSASEREKLRMRDLTKALHHLRGFLPPSVAPAGQTLTKIETLRLTIRYISHLSAQLEHSQPEVEAHENLPGFSGKTEAASSPAVPTVYQPENFSQASPPAQSLPTQEFLNMTSSYQNPECSLPPSPAQDYWFPQQQYSCYYGQC from the exons ATGGACAGCTCCTCCAGCTCACTCCTGCAGCTCCAGGATAACTCTGCCTTTCTGCTCGACTGCGAGAACCTTCTGGACCAAAGCCACAATGCATCTGACAACGGCTACTACAGCGCCTGCAGCAGCCTCTCTCCAGCTTCCTCCACAGACTCCTGCTGCTTCTCTCCTCCAGCCATCCAGCACGGAAGCTGGCAGCAGAACATTCCTGGAAACTTCCTGGAGAATCTTCCAGAGGGTTTCCAGTTTCAGAGCACCAGCGACCAAGAGGACAAGAAGGACAAAAAGAGCGCCAAGCCAGCCAGGAGAACAGGACGCCCGAGGTCCAAGTGTCCAGGGGTAAAGCGCCAAAGTGCAAGTGAGCGTGAGAAGCTGAGGATGAGGGACCTGACCAAAGCTCTTCATCATCTCAGAGGCTTCCTGCCTCCCTCAGTAGCTCCTGCCGGACAGACCCTGACCAAGATCGAGACCCTGCGCCTCACCATCCGCTACATCTCCCACCTGTCTGCCCAGCTGGAGCACAGCCAGCCAGAGGTTGAGGCTCATGAGAATCTTCCAGGATTTTCTGGGAAGACTGAAGCAGCTTCAAGTCCAGCAGTGCCAACAGTTTACCAGCCAGAGAACTTCAGCCAGGCCAGCCCACCCGCCCAGAGCCTCCCCACTCAGGAGTTCCTGAACATGACCTCTTCATATCAG AATCCAGAATGCAGCCTTCCTCCATCTCCGGCTCAGGATTACTGGTTTCCCCAGCAGCAGTATAGTTGCTACTATGGACAATGCTAA